The Gordonia sp. KTR9 genome contains a region encoding:
- a CDS encoding ATP-binding cassette domain-containing protein: MSAGLDGVTVDIVARNRWNRSVVRVLDDVTLPLPAGSMTALVGESGCGKSMVAAVLSGLLPPGSVPTGRLRVGDEVFTDRELAGADHRWRGLRGHRVGHVPQSASTSFTPVRSVGAQLDEVIGILGGSQDAVELCRRVHLDPDALRLYPHELSGGMAQRAAIAAALAGDPDTIVADEPTSALDAELAAEIWQLLTDTARAGAAVLVITHDVETMRRGCDSVAVMRAGRIVDHRRLDQIAASDDAYVAGFFERVP, from the coding sequence ATGAGCGCCGGGCTCGACGGGGTGACGGTCGATATCGTGGCGCGGAATCGGTGGAACCGGTCGGTGGTCCGCGTCCTCGACGACGTCACGCTGCCCCTACCCGCCGGATCGATGACCGCGCTCGTGGGCGAGTCCGGCTGCGGCAAGTCGATGGTCGCGGCCGTACTGTCCGGTCTGCTCCCGCCGGGTTCGGTGCCGACCGGACGGCTTCGGGTCGGCGACGAGGTCTTCACCGATCGCGAACTCGCCGGCGCCGACCACCGCTGGCGAGGCCTTCGCGGGCATCGCGTCGGCCACGTTCCCCAGTCGGCGTCGACCTCGTTCACGCCCGTGCGCAGCGTCGGCGCCCAGCTCGACGAGGTGATCGGCATCCTCGGCGGGTCGCAGGATGCCGTCGAGCTGTGCCGGCGCGTGCACCTCGACCCCGATGCACTCCGGCTGTATCCGCATGAGCTGTCCGGCGGCATGGCGCAGCGCGCCGCGATCGCCGCGGCGCTGGCCGGTGACCCGGACACGATCGTCGCCGACGAGCCCACCTCGGCCTTGGACGCCGAACTCGCCGCCGAGATCTGGCAACTCCTCACCGACACGGCGCGGGCCGGCGCGGCGGTCCTCGTCATCACCCATGACGTGGAGACGATGCGGCGCGGGTGCGATTCGGTGGCCGTCATGCGGGCGGGACGGATCGTCGACCATCGCCGGCTCGATCAGATCGCGGCGTCCGACGACGCCTATGTTGCGGGCTTCTTCGAGCGGGTGCCGTGA
- a CDS encoding alpha/beta fold hydrolase — protein sequence MDVTFEATKRELTTDQGTLRYHEAGDADAPPLILLHGSGPGVTGWRNYRGNLGQFAQTHRCFVIEFPGFGVSDAVEGHPVLTAGSSVIRFMDALDIDKAAMIGNSMGGVVGVNLAIKKPERVEKLVTIGGVGPNVFSPSPSEGLRLLQEFTDAPDRDKLVRWLTSMVFDRSLVTEELIAERWEAAINPDAQKTAQMMYGSAAFEMQQQFMAASDTPPYWASMHKVACPTLLTWGRDDRVSPPDMAMIPMRLIPDAELHIFPKCGHWVMIEAKAAFEATVGAFLAR from the coding sequence GTGGATGTCACCTTCGAAGCGACCAAACGGGAACTGACTACCGATCAGGGCACGCTGCGCTATCACGAGGCCGGCGACGCCGACGCGCCGCCATTGATCCTGTTGCACGGGTCCGGGCCCGGTGTGACCGGCTGGCGCAACTACCGCGGAAATCTCGGGCAGTTCGCACAGACACACCGCTGTTTCGTGATCGAGTTCCCCGGGTTCGGGGTCAGCGATGCCGTCGAGGGCCACCCGGTGCTGACCGCCGGCAGTTCGGTCATCCGGTTCATGGACGCACTCGACATCGACAAGGCCGCGATGATCGGCAACTCGATGGGCGGCGTCGTCGGCGTCAACCTGGCGATCAAGAAGCCCGAGCGTGTCGAGAAGCTCGTCACCATCGGCGGCGTCGGCCCGAATGTGTTCAGCCCCAGCCCCAGTGAAGGCCTGCGCCTGCTGCAGGAGTTCACCGACGCCCCGGACCGGGACAAGCTCGTCCGCTGGCTCACGTCGATGGTCTTCGATCGCTCGCTGGTCACCGAGGAACTCATCGCCGAGCGCTGGGAGGCCGCCATCAATCCCGACGCGCAGAAGACGGCGCAGATGATGTACGGCTCAGCGGCATTCGAGATGCAGCAGCAGTTCATGGCCGCCTCCGACACGCCGCCGTACTGGGCATCGATGCACAAGGTCGCCTGTCCCACACTGCTGACCTGGGGCCGCGACGACCGCGTCAGCCCGCCGGACATGGCGATGATCCCGATGCGACTCATCCCCGACGCCGAGCTGCACATCTTCCCGAAGTGCGGGCACTGGGTGATGATCGAGGCCAAGGCCGCCTTCGAGGCGACCGTGGGGGCCTTCCTCGCACGGTGA
- a CDS encoding ABC transporter ATP-binding protein, with translation MIAGDLLVGAGLTARFGDTVVFESLDVGVGPGSVTGVVGRSGSGKTTLLRILAGLADPAAGTVEWRDGRRPGDLGLIAQHPRLVTNPRWTLRRIVAEPAAIARRDCDVERAATRVGLDPALLDRYPSQVSDGQLQRACLGRLVVQQPRVVLCDEPTAMLDPVAARAVASLLDDLVADGAGLLLVSHDRRFVGSRSRDVIDLDAR, from the coding sequence GTGATCGCCGGCGACCTCCTCGTCGGCGCGGGCCTGACGGCCCGGTTCGGAGACACAGTCGTCTTCGAGAGCCTCGACGTCGGCGTCGGGCCCGGCTCGGTGACCGGGGTGGTCGGGCGATCGGGGAGTGGCAAGACGACGCTGCTGCGCATCCTCGCGGGGCTCGCGGACCCGGCGGCGGGGACGGTCGAGTGGCGGGACGGCCGGCGCCCCGGTGACCTCGGTCTGATCGCCCAGCATCCACGGCTGGTCACCAACCCGCGATGGACGTTGCGCCGGATCGTTGCCGAACCCGCGGCGATCGCGAGACGCGACTGTGACGTCGAACGTGCCGCGACCCGCGTCGGGCTCGACCCCGCTCTGCTCGACCGCTACCCGTCACAGGTGAGCGACGGTCAACTCCAGCGGGCGTGTCTCGGCAGGCTCGTGGTGCAACAGCCGCGGGTCGTGCTGTGCGACGAACCGACCGCGATGCTGGACCCGGTCGCCGCGCGCGCCGTGGCCTCGCTGCTCGACGACCTCGTCGCCGACGGCGCGGGACTGCTCCTGGTGAGCCACGACCGGCGGTTCGTGGGTTCGCGAAGCCGGGACGTCATCGACCTCGACGCGCGCTGA
- a CDS encoding ABC transporter permease yields MTALGGATGVPVERRRAAIGHRAAVVAPWVVLAVLAVTAVGWPVVAGEQTADFARSLLPPGAQAALGTDHSGYDLGVRTAEGLRISLLIAAACAVLATALGVIVGLGAVTAGGWFDAVVMRVVDGVNALPHLVVGVVIAAMWRGEPVAIIASIALTHWPSVARVVRAELLEARSSGWVESARLAGASRTFIAVRHLLPAVSGQVLVAMTVLLPHAVWHETTLSFLGVGLSPDAASLGTLLGQARGDILTGAWWTLVVPGVALMLTALACAAAASSLRRATSPPVGEVWR; encoded by the coding sequence ATGACGGCCCTCGGTGGGGCGACGGGTGTGCCGGTCGAGCGCCGTCGGGCCGCGATCGGTCACCGCGCCGCCGTGGTCGCACCGTGGGTGGTGCTGGCGGTCCTGGCGGTCACCGCGGTCGGGTGGCCTGTGGTCGCAGGCGAACAGACCGCCGACTTCGCTCGTTCGTTGCTGCCGCCAGGGGCGCAGGCCGCGCTGGGGACCGATCACTCGGGATACGACCTCGGTGTCAGAACCGCCGAGGGTTTGCGGATCTCGCTGCTGATCGCCGCCGCGTGCGCGGTCCTGGCGACGGCCCTCGGCGTCATCGTCGGGCTCGGTGCGGTGACGGCCGGCGGGTGGTTCGACGCGGTGGTCATGCGCGTCGTCGACGGCGTCAACGCCTTGCCCCACCTGGTCGTCGGAGTCGTCATCGCCGCGATGTGGCGCGGTGAGCCGGTCGCGATCATCGCGTCGATCGCGCTGACCCACTGGCCGTCCGTGGCGCGCGTGGTGCGAGCCGAACTGCTCGAGGCGAGGTCGTCGGGGTGGGTCGAATCGGCTCGGCTCGCCGGCGCCTCCCGCACCTTCATCGCCGTGCGTCATCTGTTGCCCGCGGTGAGCGGCCAGGTGCTGGTGGCGATGACGGTGTTGCTGCCGCATGCGGTCTGGCACGAGACGACGCTGTCGTTCCTGGGCGTCGGACTCTCCCCGGACGCCGCGAGTCTCGGAACGCTGCTCGGGCAGGCGCGGGGTGACATCCTCACCGGTGCGTGGTGGACGTTGGTGGTGCCCGGCGTCGCCCTGATGCTCACGGCCCTCGCGTGTGCGGCCGCGGCGTCGTCGCTGCGACGCGCCACGTCGCCACCTGTCGGTGAGGTGTGGCGATGA
- a CDS encoding helix-turn-helix domain-containing protein, protein MLLSDPNRLRLVAEMHARPGSTVAELATRIGITENAASQSIRKLRDQGWVRSEKAGRMVHYEVVGDAIVHRILHDIIGVGHLTAADRSDHAHPVTTD, encoded by the coding sequence ATGCTGCTCAGCGACCCGAACCGCCTGCGACTCGTCGCGGAGATGCACGCTCGGCCCGGTTCGACGGTCGCCGAACTGGCCACCCGTATCGGCATCACGGAGAACGCCGCGTCCCAGTCGATCCGCAAACTGCGCGACCAGGGATGGGTCCGCTCGGAGAAAGCCGGACGGATGGTCCACTACGAGGTCGTCGGCGACGCGATCGTGCATCGCATCCTGCACGACATCATCGGGGTCGGGCACCTCACCGCCGCAGACCGGTCGGATCACGCCCACCCGGTGACAACGGATTAG
- a CDS encoding MarR family winged helix-turn-helix transcriptional regulator encodes MDGVDVIVSHWAVARPELDVSALKVFGRLHRSFLVYKARIASTFDEHNITDSGFDVLACLRRAVPDHRLTAGELAEQTLVTTGGLSLRVKRLEDAGFVTRTRDRSDARVVYVELTPEGAALVDRIADEHFAKLRTMLAELSEDEAADLARLLGALEHSARFAVLGDGLDPGEADPIAAV; translated from the coding sequence ATGGATGGTGTCGACGTCATCGTGTCCCATTGGGCCGTCGCCCGGCCCGAGCTCGATGTCTCGGCGCTCAAGGTGTTCGGCCGGCTCCACCGCAGCTTTCTCGTCTACAAGGCGCGCATCGCCTCCACCTTCGACGAGCACAACATCACCGACTCCGGCTTCGACGTCCTCGCGTGCCTGCGCCGAGCCGTTCCCGACCACCGTCTGACCGCGGGCGAACTCGCCGAGCAGACCCTCGTCACCACGGGCGGCCTGTCGTTGCGCGTCAAACGACTCGAGGACGCGGGGTTCGTGACGCGCACTCGAGACCGTTCGGACGCGCGTGTGGTCTACGTCGAACTGACTCCCGAGGGCGCGGCTCTCGTCGACCGCATCGCCGACGAGCACTTCGCGAAGCTCCGCACCATGCTCGCCGAACTCTCCGAGGACGAGGCCGCCGACCTCGCCCGCCTCCTGGGCGCCCTCGAACACTCGGCACGATTCGCGGTTCTCGGTGACGGGCTCGATCCCGGCGAAGCGGACCCGATCGCAGCCGTCTGA
- a CDS encoding potassium channel family protein, translated as MNDVPGGTGPRDTPAPGTAASLGLVRGRDLTVALLRPIGAAVLLLTGYFLLPINKASDVNYLGLIIGAVALIWFCVWEVRRFSHSDRPVATAMEMLVALASFYIVVFATTYFLFSEYDNGSFNESLTRVDALYFCLTVFTTTGFGDIAPDSQGARVAVSIQMASTLVLLGLGLRFLNLLVNERRQITVR; from the coding sequence GTGAACGACGTTCCCGGCGGCACAGGTCCGCGAGACACGCCTGCGCCGGGCACGGCCGCATCACTGGGTCTGGTGCGGGGGCGCGATCTCACGGTCGCCCTGCTGCGGCCGATCGGCGCGGCGGTCCTCCTGCTGACGGGTTATTTCCTGCTGCCCATCAACAAGGCCAGTGACGTCAACTACCTGGGTCTGATCATCGGTGCCGTGGCGTTGATCTGGTTCTGCGTCTGGGAGGTCCGCCGGTTCAGCCACTCGGACCGGCCGGTCGCGACCGCGATGGAGATGCTCGTGGCACTGGCGAGCTTCTATATCGTCGTGTTCGCCACGACCTATTTCCTGTTCTCCGAGTACGACAACGGGAGTTTCAACGAGTCCCTGACTCGCGTCGATGCGCTGTACTTCTGTCTGACGGTCTTCACCACGACGGGGTTCGGCGACATCGCGCCGGACTCGCAGGGCGCCCGGGTCGCGGTGTCGATCCAGATGGCCAGCACGCTGGTGCTGCTCGGACTGGGACTGCGGTTCCTCAACCTGCTGGTCAACGAGCGACGCCAGATCACCGTGCGGTGA
- a CDS encoding NDMA-dependent alcohol dehydrogenase yields MKTKGAVLRNPGEEWKIEEFELGDPVAGEVQVKLVSSGLCHSDHHLRTGDSPAPMPVLGGHEGAGVVTKVGPGVTRLKEGDHVVTAFIPACGTCEPCSRGQQNICDEGARLLTGLSIADDTNRAYTHDGVPLVQMCMLGTFAPYITVNQASLVKIEDDIPLQAAALLGCGVATGWGSAVEIGGTHAGDTVVIVGIGGVGINSVQGAAAAGARNVIAVDPVPFKLQMAEKLGATHTFSSMEEALEAIGDITWGKMANTTILTVGEIDGSMIAPALALTGKAGQVVVVGMGNFASMDAQMNLFDLTLMQKRVQGAIFGGASPRTQVPALLNEYRAGKLNLDDLVTQTYRLDQINEAYDDMLAGNNIRGMIVYSDDDY; encoded by the coding sequence ATGAAGACCAAAGGTGCAGTTCTGCGCAATCCGGGCGAAGAGTGGAAGATCGAGGAGTTCGAGCTCGGCGATCCGGTCGCGGGTGAAGTCCAGGTCAAACTCGTCAGCTCGGGTCTGTGCCACTCGGATCACCATCTGCGCACCGGCGACAGCCCGGCGCCCATGCCGGTACTCGGAGGTCACGAGGGTGCCGGTGTCGTGACCAAGGTGGGGCCGGGCGTCACCCGCCTCAAAGAAGGCGATCACGTCGTCACCGCGTTCATCCCCGCCTGCGGCACGTGTGAGCCGTGCTCGCGCGGCCAGCAGAACATCTGCGACGAGGGTGCGCGCCTGCTGACCGGTTTGTCCATCGCCGACGACACCAACCGCGCGTACACGCACGACGGGGTGCCCCTGGTGCAGATGTGCATGCTCGGTACGTTCGCGCCCTACATCACCGTCAACCAGGCGTCCCTGGTCAAGATCGAAGACGACATCCCCCTCCAGGCAGCGGCGCTGCTCGGCTGTGGTGTCGCCACCGGATGGGGGTCGGCTGTCGAGATCGGCGGAACCCACGCCGGCGACACCGTCGTCATCGTGGGCATCGGTGGCGTGGGCATCAACTCGGTGCAGGGAGCGGCCGCGGCCGGCGCGCGTAACGTCATCGCCGTCGACCCTGTGCCGTTCAAGCTGCAGATGGCCGAGAAGCTCGGTGCCACACACACCTTCTCGTCGATGGAGGAGGCGCTCGAGGCGATCGGCGACATCACCTGGGGCAAGATGGCCAACACCACCATCCTGACGGTCGGTGAGATCGACGGCTCGATGATCGCCCCGGCCCTCGCACTGACGGGCAAGGCGGGACAGGTCGTCGTGGTGGGCATGGGCAACTTCGCCTCTATGGACGCCCAGATGAACCTCTTCGATCTCACTCTCATGCAGAAGCGCGTGCAGGGCGCGATCTTCGGTGGCGCGAGTCCCCGGACGCAGGTCCCGGCGCTGCTCAACGAGTACCGGGCGGGCAAGCTCAACCTCGACGACCTGGTGACCCAGACCTACCGTCTCGATCAGATCAACGAGGCCTACGACGACATGCTGGCGGGCAACAACATCCGCGGCATGATCGTCTACAGCGACGACGACTACTGA
- a CDS encoding R2-like ligand-binding oxidase, with product MTLIEHKAEGRQDFSSLRQGGLNWDSFPLRLFVKGNARFWDPAAIDFSQDAQDWVELTDEQRRSATYLVSQFIAGEEAVTQDIQPFMKAMATEGRFGDEMYLSQFCFEEAKHTQVFRRWMDAVGLTGDLQGFVSANPYYHQLFYEELPASLRVLDHDPSPRNQIRASVTYNHVIEGSLALTGYHAWQKVCTRYGIFPGMQKLIRFIGDDERRHMAWGTFTCRRHVAADDTLWDAVGERMNELLPLALGMIEWVNQQFEVQPFGLDNDEFLAYAADRAQRRLSAIESARGRPVAEIDLDYSPEVLEDEFGEDDAVRLQM from the coding sequence ATGACTCTCATCGAACACAAGGCGGAGGGCCGGCAGGACTTCTCCTCGTTGCGACAGGGCGGTCTCAACTGGGACTCGTTTCCGTTGCGGCTCTTCGTGAAAGGCAACGCCCGGTTCTGGGACCCGGCCGCCATCGACTTCTCCCAGGACGCACAGGACTGGGTCGAGCTCACCGACGAACAGCGCCGGAGCGCCACCTACCTGGTGAGTCAGTTCATCGCGGGCGAGGAAGCGGTCACCCAGGACATCCAGCCGTTCATGAAGGCGATGGCGACCGAGGGCCGCTTCGGCGACGAGATGTACCTGTCGCAGTTCTGCTTCGAGGAGGCCAAACACACCCAGGTGTTCCGGCGATGGATGGACGCCGTCGGCCTCACCGGCGACCTCCAGGGCTTCGTCAGCGCGAATCCCTACTATCACCAGCTGTTCTACGAGGAGTTGCCCGCGTCGCTGCGCGTCCTCGACCACGACCCGTCGCCGCGCAACCAGATCCGCGCCAGCGTCACCTACAACCACGTGATCGAGGGCAGCCTGGCGCTCACCGGCTACCACGCCTGGCAGAAGGTGTGCACGAGGTACGGGATCTTCCCCGGGATGCAGAAGCTCATCCGGTTCATCGGCGACGACGAGCGCCGGCACATGGCGTGGGGAACGTTCACGTGTCGCCGGCACGTCGCGGCCGACGACACACTGTGGGATGCCGTCGGCGAACGCATGAACGAACTGCTGCCACTCGCACTGGGCATGATCGAGTGGGTCAACCAGCAGTTCGAGGTCCAGCCCTTCGGGCTCGACAACGACGAGTTCCTCGCCTACGCCGCCGACCGCGCCCAGCGCCGCCTGTCGGCGATCGAGTCCGCCCGGGGACGTCCGGTCGCCGAGATCGACCTCGACTACTCCCCCGAGGTGCTCGAAGACGAGTTCGGCGAGGACGACGCCGTCCGCCTGCAGATGTGA
- a CDS encoding ABC transporter substrate-binding protein, with protein sequence MYTGVGGSSSTVRRLAAAGVAVLIATVALAGCSTPGRTPVTDQIVLAEGQGLGDFNPMLGYAQLGVSPVFDGLLIPAADDDDRVPDLVPALARSRPERVAPRTWRVPLKTGVTFSDGTAFDAADVVATYRAVVDPRVASEIATDFAPIVAVEADGPGAVTVRMNTDADPSPYLLMGVVPSERVEDAPAAEWALNTEPVGTGAYRLESLDPDQAGLVAREDYWGKRPTVQRIVYTHVPDDNTRAQRVAAGEIDGANLPPRLAASLEGRDGIDVVTVKSADWRGISLPSTNPFTADPAARLAMNLGVDRQAVVDDVLTGDGEPASTPIASVYGPDVYDEEAQFDFDPEGAEDALDAAGWRPGADGIRVRGADRASFPLLYNAQDTLRRDLAVAFAASMKRIGVEVLTRGTSWDDIDSELSTAAVLLGGGATPYAIDSQVHDTLHTRVANSSRYANPGDLTAPGLDALLDEARASAPGPENDQRYQRIQQVYAAAPSYVFLAFLHHTYASRGDGWRHDAPILEPHSHGVTWGPWWNVPSWQPVS encoded by the coding sequence GTGTACACAGGTGTTGGTGGATCGTCATCCACCGTCCGTCGCCTCGCCGCGGCAGGAGTGGCGGTGCTGATCGCGACGGTCGCACTGGCGGGATGCTCGACCCCGGGCCGCACGCCCGTGACCGACCAGATCGTGCTCGCAGAGGGCCAGGGACTCGGCGACTTCAACCCGATGCTGGGTTACGCGCAACTCGGCGTCTCGCCCGTCTTCGACGGTCTGCTCATCCCGGCCGCGGACGATGACGACCGCGTTCCCGACCTCGTCCCGGCCCTTGCCCGGTCGCGGCCCGAGCGCGTCGCCCCGCGTACCTGGCGGGTGCCCCTCAAGACCGGTGTCACCTTCTCCGACGGCACCGCGTTCGACGCCGCCGACGTCGTCGCGACCTACCGGGCGGTCGTCGATCCACGGGTCGCGTCCGAGATCGCGACCGACTTCGCGCCGATCGTCGCGGTCGAGGCCGATGGGCCCGGAGCGGTCACGGTGCGGATGAACACCGACGCCGATCCGTCGCCGTACCTGCTCATGGGCGTCGTGCCCTCGGAGCGGGTGGAGGACGCGCCGGCCGCGGAGTGGGCGCTGAACACCGAGCCGGTGGGCACCGGGGCGTACCGGCTCGAGTCGCTCGACCCCGATCAGGCCGGTCTCGTTGCCCGCGAGGACTACTGGGGCAAGCGGCCGACGGTCCAACGCATCGTCTACACCCACGTTCCCGACGACAACACGCGCGCACAACGGGTCGCGGCCGGCGAGATCGACGGTGCCAACCTGCCGCCGAGGCTCGCCGCGAGCCTCGAGGGCCGTGACGGGATCGACGTGGTCACGGTGAAATCCGCTGACTGGCGTGGTATCTCGCTGCCGAGCACGAACCCGTTCACCGCCGACCCGGCCGCCCGCCTCGCCATGAACCTGGGCGTCGACCGGCAGGCCGTCGTCGACGACGTGCTCACCGGCGACGGCGAACCCGCCAGCACGCCGATCGCCTCGGTGTACGGGCCGGACGTCTACGACGAGGAAGCGCAGTTCGACTTCGACCCCGAGGGTGCGGAGGACGCACTCGACGCGGCCGGGTGGCGACCGGGTGCCGACGGGATCCGGGTCCGCGGTGCCGACCGGGCATCGTTCCCCCTCCTGTACAACGCCCAGGACACCCTGCGCCGCGACCTCGCGGTGGCCTTCGCCGCGTCGATGAAACGGATCGGCGTCGAGGTACTGACCCGCGGCACGAGCTGGGACGACATCGACTCCGAATTGAGCACGGCCGCAGTTCTTCTGGGCGGGGGAGCGACGCCCTATGCCATCGACTCCCAGGTCCACGACACCCTGCACACGCGAGTCGCGAACTCGTCGCGGTACGCGAACCCCGGCGACCTCACCGCTCCGGGACTCGACGCGCTGCTCGACGAGGCGCGTGCGAGCGCACCCGGACCGGAGAACGACCAGCGGTACCAACGCATCCAGCAGGTCTACGCGGCCGCGCCGTCCTACGTCTTCCTGGCCTTCCTGCACCACACCTACGCCTCCCGCGGCGACGGCTGGCGGCACGACGCACCCATCCTGGAGCCGCACTCGCACGGCGTCACCTGGGGCCCCTGGTGGAACGTGCCGTCATGGCAACCGGTCTCATGA
- a CDS encoding ABC transporter permease, whose protein sequence is MATGLMTSLTPEVRSAPGVDPANRSRQQRPRHERSRRGNSRARRARRLLLRRILVMIPTTILVSLGIFAVAAASPFDPLTAHLGDNYQSATPAQREAIAAAYDLDQHWLSAWWNWWSALLHGDLGWSATQGRAVGDVLVQRLPFTVGISTAALVSAALIAVVGGAVIGMRRGGLIDRACTALAAMLAATPPFVVSLVLVSTFAVTLGWFPTSGARRPGDDYSVEGLLTHAVLPYLALTVSMVPWLLLTMRAAVVDATASDAVRAARARGVDGWALLRGHVVPVSVLPTLALLGTRLPELIAGAAIVETVFGWPGLAEALVDSAVALDFSLLAALAVGSAVLVLLGSALSDAAAVWIDPRIGLTA, encoded by the coding sequence ATGGCAACCGGTCTCATGACCTCACTCACCCCGGAAGTCCGGTCGGCACCCGGCGTCGACCCGGCGAACCGGTCACGCCAGCAGCGGCCGCGGCACGAACGGTCGCGGCGGGGAAACTCGCGCGCACGGCGAGCCAGACGGCTTCTGCTCCGGCGCATCCTCGTGATGATCCCCACGACGATCCTGGTGTCGCTGGGGATCTTCGCCGTCGCCGCGGCGTCGCCGTTCGATCCCCTCACCGCCCATCTCGGCGACAACTACCAGTCGGCGACCCCCGCGCAGCGGGAGGCGATCGCGGCCGCCTACGACCTGGACCAGCACTGGCTGAGCGCGTGGTGGAACTGGTGGAGTGCACTGCTGCACGGTGACCTGGGCTGGTCCGCGACCCAGGGCCGGGCGGTGGGAGACGTGCTCGTGCAACGGCTTCCGTTCACCGTCGGGATCTCGACGGCCGCTCTGGTCTCCGCGGCCCTGATCGCCGTGGTCGGCGGCGCCGTCATCGGCATGCGGCGCGGCGGGCTGATCGACCGGGCGTGTACCGCGCTGGCGGCCATGCTCGCCGCGACCCCGCCGTTCGTGGTGTCCCTGGTGCTGGTCAGCACCTTCGCGGTCACGCTCGGGTGGTTTCCGACCTCCGGTGCCCGGCGCCCCGGCGACGACTACTCGGTCGAGGGACTGCTCACCCACGCCGTGTTGCCGTACCTGGCGCTGACCGTGTCGATGGTTCCGTGGTTGCTGCTGACCATGCGGGCGGCCGTCGTCGATGCCACCGCCTCGGACGCGGTCCGGGCCGCACGCGCTCGGGGAGTCGACGGCTGGGCGCTGCTCAGGGGGCACGTGGTACCGGTGTCGGTGTTGCCCACGCTCGCGCTCCTGGGCACCCGCCTGCCCGAGCTGATCGCCGGCGCCGCGATCGTCGAGACCGTCTTCGGTTGGCCGGGTCTCGCCGAGGCGCTCGTGGATTCCGCGGTGGCGCTGGACTTCTCGTTGCTGGCCGCGCTCGCCGTCGGATCGGCCGTACTCGTCCTCCTCGGGTCGGCGCTGTCCGATGCGGCGGCGGTGTGGATCGATCCGCGGATCGGGCTGACCGCATGA